Proteins encoded together in one Shewanella oneidensis MR-1 window:
- a CDS encoding DUF885 domain-containing protein — protein MHKLFTPSLLICVLSACSTAKPPAESASQTAVAITQSSVKTMAPALQAIVDQSWQLQLSASPEMAYGMGDKSAAGKLQDLSPEALAKLNQGQIAILVQLKALDRSKLSKEDKINAQILEDQLQNEVDLYKYKDYYLPITAESGFHAYISSIAQGRFNTQEDYQNYLDKLKALPNYFAQQTYWLKQGLKEGITPPKATLKGFENSISAYILPVEKSSYFKPFTQYPNHFTEAQKAQLTQQGRALVEQNVIPTYQAFYDFMTQEYMPNTRDNIAANSLPNGDAFYENRVRYYTTLDITSAEVHELGLKEVKRIRQEMEQVIKSVGFKGSFADFLYFLRTDPQFYATSADQLLKEAAFIAKKADATLPKYFGKLPRKPYGIAPVPAEIAPKYTSGRYSGSNRDDEPGYYWVNTYALDKRPLYELEALTLHEAVPGHHLQISLNSELSSQPDFRRYSYISAFGEGWGLYSEYLGLEAGFYQDPYSNFGRLTYEMWRAARLVVDTGMHAQGWSREQAIEFMANNTALSLHNVTTEIDRYITWPGQALSYKIGELTIKRLRAKAEQALGDKFDIRAFHDAVLENGSVPMSVLEQQINDFIEAKKAAI, from the coding sequence ATGCATAAACTCTTTACCCCTAGCTTACTCATTTGCGTCCTGAGCGCCTGTAGCACGGCTAAGCCCCCTGCAGAATCCGCCAGCCAAACAGCGGTGGCAATAACGCAATCCTCAGTCAAGACGATGGCCCCCGCACTACAAGCGATAGTGGATCAAAGCTGGCAACTCCAACTCAGTGCCAGCCCAGAAATGGCCTATGGAATGGGCGATAAGAGCGCCGCAGGTAAATTGCAAGATCTGTCCCCAGAAGCCTTAGCCAAGCTCAATCAAGGTCAGATAGCGATTTTGGTCCAATTGAAAGCACTGGATCGCAGTAAGCTGAGTAAAGAAGATAAAATCAATGCTCAAATCCTTGAGGATCAACTACAAAACGAAGTCGACCTGTATAAGTACAAGGATTACTACCTACCAATCACCGCAGAAAGTGGCTTCCACGCCTACATATCCTCCATTGCTCAAGGACGCTTCAACACCCAAGAGGATTATCAAAACTATCTGGATAAACTTAAAGCGCTGCCAAATTACTTTGCCCAGCAAACCTATTGGTTAAAGCAAGGATTAAAGGAAGGAATTACCCCACCCAAAGCGACCCTTAAAGGATTTGAAAACAGCATTAGCGCTTATATTTTACCGGTAGAGAAAAGCAGTTATTTCAAGCCTTTTACTCAGTACCCAAACCATTTCACCGAGGCGCAAAAAGCTCAGTTAACGCAACAAGGTCGAGCCTTGGTCGAACAAAATGTAATCCCGACCTATCAGGCTTTTTATGATTTTATGACTCAGGAATATATGCCCAACACTCGGGACAATATTGCTGCTAATAGTCTACCCAATGGGGATGCTTTTTATGAAAACCGTGTTCGATACTACACAACCTTAGATATCACTTCGGCAGAAGTGCATGAACTCGGCTTAAAAGAAGTAAAGCGCATTCGCCAGGAAATGGAGCAAGTCATTAAGTCTGTGGGCTTTAAAGGCAGCTTTGCCGACTTTTTGTATTTCTTAAGAACCGATCCCCAGTTTTATGCAACCAGTGCGGATCAACTCCTGAAAGAAGCAGCGTTTATTGCCAAAAAGGCCGATGCCACGTTACCAAAGTATTTTGGTAAATTACCGCGAAAACCCTATGGTATCGCCCCCGTACCCGCCGAAATCGCGCCTAAATATACCTCTGGCCGTTACTCTGGTTCGAATCGTGACGATGAACCCGGTTACTACTGGGTCAATACCTACGCCTTAGATAAACGCCCACTCTATGAACTAGAGGCATTAACCCTGCACGAAGCCGTACCAGGACACCATCTACAGATTTCACTCAATTCTGAACTAAGCTCACAGCCAGATTTTCGCCGCTACAGCTATATTTCTGCCTTTGGCGAAGGCTGGGGATTGTATAGCGAATACTTGGGATTAGAAGCGGGATTTTATCAAGATCCTTACAGCAATTTTGGTCGCCTCACCTATGAGATGTGGCGCGCAGCCCGCCTAGTTGTCGATACAGGCATGCATGCTCAGGGGTGGAGTCGTGAGCAAGCCATTGAGTTTATGGCAAATAATACAGCATTATCACTCCACAATGTGACCACTGAGATTGACCGCTACATTACTTGGCCAGGGCAAGCACTCTCCTACAAGATTGGTGAACTCACCATAAAACGCTTACGCGCCAAAGCAGAGCAAGCCTTAGGCGATAAATTTGATATTCGTGCTTTCCATGATGCAGTATTAGAAAATGGCTCTGTGCCGATGTCAGTGCTTGAACAACAGATAAACGACTTTATTGAAGCGAAAAAAGCCGCGATTTAA